Part of the Flavobacterium alkalisoli genome is shown below.
AATATCTTCCTAAAGAAATAGGCAAGTTAAACAACCTTATTAGGATAGACTTGTCGGATAATGATATATCCTATCTTCCTCAGGAAATAAAAGAACTTACAAAGCTAAGATACCTGCATCTCTCTGTAAATTCACTCGTTTCTGTGCCGGAGGGTATCGGTAATTGTAAAAATCTTGAAATATTAGAGCTTGACAATAATCAGTTAAGTTATCTTCCTCAAAACATAGCCAAGCTAAAAAAACTAAAAAATCTTCAGTTGAGCTATAATCAGTTTAATGAGTTTGATGGGAGTTGGTTTAATTTTCCCAATCTTGAGATTCTTAATATGGAATATAACAGCCTGAAATATTTGCCTCAGGAAATAGGGAAACTAACATCCCTTAAAACCCTAATGCTAAATAATAATAAGCTTGTAAAGCTGCCGGATAACATTCAGGACTTAACACAACTTGAGCTTTTAACTATTGCCAACAATAACCTTACCGAATTACCAAAAGGCATTGATAAGCTTACAGGTTTAAAAACACTAATAATTACGGGTAATAATATAAATACTGCTGAAAAAGAAAGGATTAAAAAAGCTTTGCCAGGGTGTAAGGTATATTTTTAAAAATTCAATATCTAGTATAGAATTGTAGAGACAGCATTTTGCTGTCTTTTTTATTTAACAAAAAATTAAGGGTTTTAGTGTTTAACTTTAAAGGGAGTAACATTATTAAATATTTCATAATGAAAAAGTTATTACCACTATACTTTTTTGCAGCATTCTTTTTTTATACAAAAGGTTTTGCACAGGAGGAGAGTTCAGGGCATCATCAAACGTTGGGTGTTTCCATTAGCCACGTTAATATTTTTAATGGTGTGGATAATTCAGAAAATAAGTTGATATCGTTACCTGCCTGGGGTATTGATTATAACTATTGGTTTAATGAAAAATGGGGCTTGGGGCTTCATACTGATATCACGGTCGATAAATTTACGGTCGATGAAAATTTAGGTGATGATGCTCCGTTAGAGAGAAGCTTTCCGATAGCTCCTGCCGTTATGGGAATGAGAAAGTTTGGTAATCATACAATAATGTTTGGTATAGGTGGTGAGTTTGAAAAAGAGGAAAATCTTTTTCTTAACAGGCTGGGCTACGAATATGGAATTGAGGTATCTGAAAAATGGGAGGTAGGTGCAGCACTTAACTATGATTTCAGGTGGAATGCTTACGATAGTTATACTATAAGCATAGGGGTAAGCAGGGTTTTAAACTAGTAAAAAGCTTAATTTATGTTGCTTATAATCAGATGTTTTTATAACTTTAATACATCAACCAATACTTTCCCGTCATGAAGAAATTATTGTTCGCTCCTTTATTTTATTTTTTGAGTCTGTCAGTTACAGCACAAACAGAATTACAACTGGATA
Proteins encoded:
- a CDS encoding leucine-rich repeat domain-containing protein, whose translation is MKKRILALTVFILGSVCARAQYADPINIPVYYSVKEAMSDKNAKQLNLRDQKLFYVPADLSKLEHLEFLNLMRNNLEYWDEEIFTLKNLEVLNFKLNSIKYLPKEIGKLNNLIRIDLSDNDISYLPQEIKELTKLRYLHLSVNSLVSVPEGIGNCKNLEILELDNNQLSYLPQNIAKLKKLKNLQLSYNQFNEFDGSWFNFPNLEILNMEYNSLKYLPQEIGKLTSLKTLMLNNNKLVKLPDNIQDLTQLELLTIANNNLTELPKGIDKLTGLKTLIITGNNINTAEKERIKKALPGCKVYF